The following coding sequences are from one Rutidosis leptorrhynchoides isolate AG116_Rl617_1_P2 chromosome 11, CSIRO_AGI_Rlap_v1, whole genome shotgun sequence window:
- the LOC139874508 gene encoding probable receptor-like protein kinase At5g38990 gives MYIHLVSLDSQENHKDPMRMSFNDIKLATQEFNPANCIGRGGFGAVYKGKLELFNEPSTIVVKKLDKGRGQGEKQYYNELQLLYEYNHENIIGLIGYSNETNEKLIVYEHASKGSLDKHLNNVSLTWRNRLKICIDVATGLNFLHEGTQGKEVVIHRDIKTANILLFDDWEAKIGDFGLSFRSTMNEQTNFAIDHPCGTKDYVDPMYLKSGILTVKSDVYSFGVALFEILSGRHTYMLFKHRKESLLNFIKHKFESNKQNEVVFKATSEEIVPSSLSTFINIVYWCLNDDGDIRPTIGVVLTELKKALEFQDKKNEKNEKKKKKNKNEKEKEEEEEDSKKLVLEISDFWKCFCESVGVFERVFGEVLME, from the exons atgtatattcaTCTAGTGTCTCTTGATTCCCAGGAAAATCACAAGGACCCTATGAGAATGTCATTTAATGACATTAAATTAGCCACACAAGAATTTAATCCCGCAAATTGCATAGGAAGAGGAGGTTTTGGAGCAGTATACAAAGGAAAACTTGAACTATTCAATGAACCTTCTACCATTGTTGTAAAGAAGTTGGATAAAGGTCGCGGTCAAGGAGAGAAACAATATTACAATGAGCTACAATTGCTTTACGAGTATAATCATGAAAATATTATCGGTCTTATTGGATATAGCAATGAAACTAATGAAAAACTCATTGTTTACGAGCATGCTTCGAAAGGGAGTCTGGATAAGCATTTGAATAATGTTAGTCTTACATGGAGAAATAGGCTTAAAATATGCATAGATGTTGCAACAGGACTGAACTTCCTTCATGAAGGTACTCAAGGAAAAGAGGTGGTGATACACAGGGACATCAAAACTGCTAATATCTTATTGTTTGATGATTGGGAGGCGAAAATTGGTGATTTTGGACTTTCATTCAGAAGTACAATGAATGAGCAAACAAACTTCGCCATAGATCATCCTTGCGGCACAAAAGATTACGTGGACCCGATGTACTTAAAGTCGGGTATTTTAACCGTAAAATCTGATGTTTATTCATTTGGTGTTGCTTTATTTGAGATATTATCAGGTAGACACACGTATATGCTCTTCAAGCATCGGAAAGAGTCTCTACTTAACTTCATTAAACACAAGTTTGAAAGCAATAAACAAAATGAGGTAGTTTTTAAAGCTACAAGTGAAGAAATCGTGCCTAGTTCATTGTCTACATTCATAAACATTGTCTATTGGTGTTTAAATGATGATGGAGATATACGCCCGACAATCGGAGTAGTTTTAACAGAACTGAAGAAGGCATTGGAGTTTCAA GATAAGAAGAATGAAAAGaacgagaagaagaaaaagaagaacaagAACGAGAAGGagaaggaggaggaggaggaggattcAAAGAAGCTTGTGTTAGAAATATCAGACTTCTGGAAG TGTTTTTGTGAATCTGTTGGTGTATTTGAAAGAGTTTTTGGAGAAGTTTTAATGGAGTGA
- the LOC139876653 gene encoding probable serine/threonine-protein kinase At1g01540, which translates to MIKHKEDVFLREIDILGRCKHPNIQSFIGFYDEGSTKMLFYVYNSFKFLHQFLNDANLTWEIRLKICIDVANGLDYLHNKMEDQKMVIHGDINSENIELDDIWGAKIVGFEKSGMFHSETYDHVTRRFEGDPGDLHYPEYGMTDELTKISDIFSFGIVMMEILCGTCILGDFHKNDLKKVVRQDLEELSLHWLQNGTIKGKLSPVVWEYNCGNNYSRPNKDSLNTFIDIIYKCLRNDYNNPLEMKVVVKELHKALSFQRRTPHRRSYSSI; encoded by the exons ATGATTAAACATAAAGAAGATGTGTTCCTTAGAGAAATAGATATACTTGGCCGGTGTAAGCATCCCAACATACAATCTTTTATTGGGTTCTACGATGAAGGTAGTACGAAGATGTTGTTTTATGTGTACAATTCTTTCAAATTCCTACATCAGTTTTTGAATGATGCTAATCTCACATGGGAAATACGTTTAAAAATCTGCATCGATGTTGCAAACGGATTAGATTATCTTCACAATAAGATGGAGGACCAAAAGATGGTAATTCACGGTGATATAAATAGTGAAAACATTGAATTGGATGACATTTGGGGAGCAAAGATTGTTGGTTTTGAAAAGTCAGGTATGTTTCACTCGGAAACTTATGACCACGTTACCCGACGATTTGAGGGCGATCCTGGTGATTTACACTATCCAGAATATGGTATGACGGATGAACTAACAAAAATATCAGACATATTTAGTTTCGGAATAGTTATGATGGAAATACTATGTGGGACATGCATCCTAGGCGATTTTCATAAAAACGACCTCAAGAAAGTAGTAAGGCAGGATTTGGAAGAATTGTCATTACATTGGCTGCAAAACGGAACAATAAAGGGAAAGTTATCTCCCGTAGTTTGGGAATACAATTGTGGAAACAATTATTCTCGGCCCAACAAAGATTCTTTGAATACATTTATTGATATAATTTACAAGTGTTTGAGAAATGATTACAATAACCCTCTAGAAATGAAAGTGGTCGTAAAGGAACTTCATAAAGCGTTGTCTTTTCAG CGGCGGACACCACATCGACGAAGCTATTCTTCCATCTAA
- the LOC139876654 gene encoding uncharacterized protein translates to MSKIDGSSKMKKQNTGFLNQATMSRDDGSSTQILESNNPQNHNLTTQNKPSYLNALCQRTLGTRLNKRPSPGKTTELTTIKTITTASTHQSPRQPWLLKCTLCGSSKHIKNNFFEVIGYPKWWSNRKNGRVVNTVATAVAKADGNHMVTCNSTAREHLIGRRGYGIGDWVTLLPDIYVLYSLVSFHLMLI, encoded by the exons ATGTCAAAGATTGATGGTAGCTCAAAAATGAAGAAGCAGAATACTGGCTTCTTGAATCAAGCTACCATGTCAAGAGATGACGGTAGCTCAACACAAATTCTTGAGTCCAATAACCCACAGAATCACAATTTAACCACACAAAATAAACCTAGTTACCTCAATGCTTTATGCCAACGAACCCTTGGGACAAGGCTAAACAAAAGACCGTCACCAGGGAAGACAACAGAGCTCACAACCATCAAAACGATAACCACTGCCTCAACCCACCAGTCACCACGACAACCATGGCTGCTGAAGTGTACACTTTGTGGTTCATCGAAACACATAAAAAATAATTTCTTTGAGGTAATTGGTTACCCCAAATGGTGGAGCAACCGGAAAAATGGTAGAGTGGTGAACACAGTGGCGACGGCAGTAGCAAAAGCCGACGGCAACCATATGGTTACCTGCAACAGCACCGCAAGAG AACACCTGATAGGGAGGCGtggttatggcataggagattGGGTCACCCTTCTACCGGATATTTACGTACTTTATTCCCTAGTCTCTTTCCATCTAATGTTAatttaa
- the LOC139874509 gene encoding uncharacterized protein, which produces MEGLHMDLKRAEESNLIKGAFVGSSNYPISHLFYADDALLLSECNEVYMSNLLSILHSFFFYLALGLKINVAKSCVYGVGMSDDELLYVSNRIGCGKGVMPFEYLGLQVGSNMNLVNNWKPLIEQTVLNELEKIRMTFFWGRSDNIKKITCVKWDNVLACFEKGGLAIESLKAFNLALICKWIWHFSTSNGGIWVHVIRAIHGSHGGLDNRGCHVLGIWQNMIKLFSSAQEKGWLIQNPIRSKVHC; this is translated from the exons ATGGAGGGTCTTCATATGGATCTTAAAAGAGCGGAAGAAAGTAATCTTATCAAAGGTGCGTTTGTTGGTTCTTCTAATTATCCGATTTCACATCTGTTTTATGCGGACGATGCTTTGTTGTTGTCGGAATGTAATGAGGTGTATATGAGCAATCTGTTATCTATActacatagtttttttttttatcttgCATTGGGATTAAAAATAAATGTTGCCAAGTCTTGTGTATATGGTGTGGGTATGTCTGATGATGAATTGTTGTATGTATCAAACCGAATAGGGTGTGGTAAAGGAGTAATGCCATTCGAGTACCTTGGTTTACAAGTCGGTTCTAATATGAATTTGGTTAATAACTGGAAACCGTTGATTGAAC AAACCGTTTTGAATGAATTGGAGAAAATTCGTATGACATTTTTTTGGGGAAGATCCGATAATATTAAAAAGATAACATGTGTTAAATGGGATAACGTGTTGGCATGCTTTGAAAAAGGTGGTCTTGCAATCGAAAGCTTGAAAGCTTTTAACTTGGCTCTTATTTGTAAATGGATTTGGCATTTCTCTACTTCTAACGGGGGTATTTGGGTTCATGTTATTCGAGCTATTCACGGGTCGCATGGTGGTTTGGATAATCGCGGTTGTCATGTTCTTGGGATTTGGCAAAATATGATCAAGCTGTTTTCGTCAGCTCAAGAAAAAGGTTGGTTGATTCAGAACCCGATCAGATCAAAA GTCcactgttga